A window of Haliscomenobacter hydrossis DSM 1100 contains these coding sequences:
- a CDS encoding Gfo/Idh/MocA family protein: MSNRRDFMKNTALAGAGFLVTPQLFSFTGSPNEKIVVGAVGTNSRGFFLARMFAKMPNVEVAYICDVDEKVLEKTIADIEKVSGKKPKAYKDVRKMLEEKDLDAILIAAPDHWHAPAALMALQAGKHVYVEKPCSHNPAEGEILVQAMAKYGKLVQMGSQRRSFPRVIEAMQALKDGVIGRPYFAKGWYANNRKPIGVGKKVAPPANLDFDLWQGPAPRREFQDNLVHYNWHWFWHWGTGEALNNGTHELDVMRWGLGVDFPSRVTSAGGRYAYKDDWETPDTQSISYEFSNNTSMLWEGRSCNGFPGEGVGRGVIFYGDKGTLSIPGGDDYKVYDLDNKLVKEVKTNLQEAQRTNTMGMGELLDGLHLTNFAESIRGKQQLTCPIAEGHKSTLLPQLGNIALRTGAVLTCDPSNGHILKNKAAMKLWSRTYEKGWEMKL; encoded by the coding sequence ATGTCCAATCGCAGAGATTTTATGAAAAACACGGCTCTTGCCGGAGCAGGATTTTTGGTGACGCCACAACTTTTCTCTTTTACGGGTTCGCCCAACGAAAAAATCGTCGTTGGTGCTGTTGGCACCAACAGCCGAGGCTTTTTTCTGGCGCGGATGTTTGCCAAGATGCCCAATGTGGAAGTGGCCTACATCTGTGATGTGGATGAAAAAGTTCTGGAAAAAACCATTGCGGACATTGAAAAGGTTTCCGGGAAAAAGCCCAAAGCCTACAAAGATGTACGCAAAATGCTGGAAGAAAAAGACCTGGATGCCATCCTCATTGCTGCCCCCGATCACTGGCATGCTCCGGCGGCACTCATGGCACTACAGGCCGGCAAACACGTATACGTGGAAAAACCCTGCTCGCACAATCCGGCGGAGGGTGAAATCCTGGTGCAGGCCATGGCCAAATATGGAAAACTGGTACAAATGGGCAGCCAACGCCGTTCTTTTCCCAGGGTGATCGAGGCCATGCAAGCCCTCAAAGATGGTGTCATCGGGCGGCCTTATTTTGCCAAAGGTTGGTACGCCAACAACCGCAAGCCGATTGGCGTCGGCAAAAAAGTGGCCCCACCGGCCAACCTCGACTTTGATCTGTGGCAAGGGCCTGCTCCCCGTCGCGAATTTCAGGACAACCTGGTACATTACAACTGGCACTGGTTTTGGCATTGGGGCACAGGTGAAGCACTCAACAATGGTACCCACGAGCTGGACGTGATGCGTTGGGGCCTGGGCGTTGATTTTCCCAGCCGGGTAACTTCTGCTGGAGGGCGTTACGCCTACAAAGATGATTGGGAAACACCTGACACCCAGAGTATCAGCTACGAATTTTCCAACAATACTTCCATGCTTTGGGAAGGCCGTAGTTGCAATGGTTTCCCAGGCGAGGGTGTAGGACGTGGGGTGATTTTTTACGGAGACAAAGGAACCCTGTCCATCCCCGGCGGAGACGACTACAAAGTGTACGACCTGGATAACAAACTGGTAAAGGAGGTAAAAACGAATTTGCAGGAAGCTCAGCGCACCAATACCATGGGCATGGGTGAATTGCTGGATGGCCTGCACCTGACCAATTTTGCGGAAAGTATTCGCGGCAAACAACAGTTGACTTGCCCGATCGCCGAAGGCCATAAATCTACATTATTGCCTCAGTTGGGCAACATCGCCCTGCGTACCGGAGCAGTGCTTACTTGTGATCCGAGCAATGGCCACATCCTCAAAAATAAAGCGGCCATGAAATTGTGGAGCAGAACGTATGAGAAGGGGTGGGAGATGAAATTATGA
- the htpG gene encoding molecular chaperone HtpG, with protein sequence MQKGNIAVQTENIFPIIKRFLYSDHEIFLRELVSNAVDASNKLKALSRRGEAKGELGDLKIEILIDKDAKTITIRDNGIGMTEEEVKKYLNQVAFSSAQEFLEKYKDETNIIGNFGLGFYSAFMVAASVEVQTKSWQEGSAAVRWICEGNPEYTLENIEKDTRGTDVILHVAEDSEEFLGNERIEGLLEKYCKFLPVPIQFGSKDETIEEGEGEEKTERTIQVDNIINNPDPAWRKQPADLTDEDYRDFYRELYPYSYDAPLFWIHLNIDYPFTLNGILYFPKLGNSLELQRNKIQLYSNQVFVTDSVKEIVPEFLTLLHGVIDSPDIPLNVSRSYLQADSNVKRISGFITKKVADKLGELFSKDRADFESKWSDLGIFVKYGMLSDEKFYEKAIKYALVKNLEGQFFPIEEYVEKVKPTQTDKHNKTVLIYANQPDTQHTQIEACKDYGYEVLIMDQPMIDGPFMQQLEYKLGSVVFVRVDSDTINNLIQKDEKPELVLNEEEKTKVQELFNTVVTGVAARVEIQALSPQDAPVVITRPEFMRRMKEMQAMQGMNLDGLPDSFQVVVNGNHELVAKKILQETDEQRRTSLAKYLYQLALLNQGMLKGADLAEFTKRSLAQL encoded by the coding sequence ATGCAAAAAGGAAACATAGCCGTACAAACGGAAAACATTTTCCCCATCATCAAACGCTTCCTGTATTCTGATCACGAAATATTCCTCCGCGAATTGGTATCCAATGCTGTGGATGCCAGCAACAAACTAAAAGCACTTTCGCGCCGCGGGGAGGCCAAAGGGGAGTTGGGCGATCTCAAAATTGAAATCCTGATTGACAAAGACGCCAAAACCATCACCATCCGCGACAACGGCATCGGGATGACCGAGGAAGAGGTGAAAAAATACCTCAACCAGGTGGCTTTCTCCAGTGCTCAGGAGTTCCTAGAAAAATACAAAGACGAAACCAACATCATCGGTAATTTTGGTTTGGGTTTCTACTCTGCTTTTATGGTAGCGGCATCGGTAGAAGTACAAACCAAGTCCTGGCAAGAAGGCAGCGCTGCCGTGCGCTGGATCTGTGAGGGCAATCCGGAATACACCCTGGAAAACATTGAAAAAGATACCCGCGGAACAGACGTCATCTTGCACGTGGCTGAAGACAGCGAGGAGTTCCTGGGAAATGAGCGCATCGAGGGTTTGTTGGAAAAATACTGTAAGTTTTTGCCGGTGCCCATCCAGTTTGGCAGCAAAGACGAAACCATCGAAGAAGGTGAGGGCGAGGAAAAAACCGAGCGTACCATTCAGGTGGACAACATCATCAACAATCCTGATCCGGCCTGGCGCAAACAACCCGCTGATTTAACGGACGAAGATTACCGCGATTTTTACCGCGAGTTGTATCCTTACAGCTACGATGCACCTTTGTTCTGGATACACCTCAACATCGATTATCCTTTTACCCTCAACGGGATTTTATACTTCCCCAAATTGGGCAATAGCCTGGAGCTTCAGCGCAACAAAATCCAGCTGTACTCCAATCAGGTGTTTGTCACCGATAGTGTCAAGGAAATTGTACCTGAATTTTTGACCCTCTTGCACGGGGTCATCGATTCTCCTGATATCCCCCTCAACGTATCACGTTCGTACTTGCAGGCCGATAGCAACGTAAAAAGAATCAGCGGATTCATCACCAAAAAGGTGGCAGATAAGCTGGGGGAATTGTTCAGCAAAGACCGCGCTGACTTTGAATCCAAATGGAGTGACCTGGGCATCTTCGTCAAATACGGCATGCTCAGCGACGAGAAGTTTTACGAAAAAGCCATCAAGTATGCTTTGGTAAAAAACCTGGAAGGCCAGTTTTTCCCCATCGAAGAATACGTGGAGAAAGTAAAACCTACCCAAACTGACAAGCACAACAAAACGGTACTCATCTACGCCAACCAGCCAGATACCCAACATACCCAAATTGAAGCTTGCAAAGATTACGGCTATGAAGTCCTCATCATGGATCAACCCATGATTGATGGGCCATTCATGCAGCAACTGGAATACAAATTGGGCTCGGTGGTGTTTGTACGGGTCGACTCCGATACCATCAACAACCTCATCCAAAAAGATGAGAAGCCAGAATTGGTACTGAATGAGGAGGAAAAAACCAAAGTTCAGGAACTCTTCAATACGGTGGTAACGGGTGTTGCTGCACGGGTTGAGATCCAGGCTTTGTCGCCACAAGATGCACCAGTGGTGATTACCCGCCCCGAGTTTATGCGCCGCATGAAAGAAATGCAGGCCATGCAGGGCATGAATCTGGATGGGTTACCCGACTCTTTTCAGGTAGTCGTCAATGGCAACCACGAACTGGTGGCCAAAAAGATTCTTCAGGAAACCGACGAGCAACGCCGTACTTCCCTCGCCAAATACCTCTACCAATTGGCTTTGTTGAATCAAGGCATGTTGAAGGGAGCGGACTTGGCGGAGTTTACGAAACGCAGCCTAGCACAATTGTAA
- a CDS encoding DUF4837 family protein yields the protein MSRKYFWDLLLCLGLCYCFGSSCTKDSPEKPLPPALGKLNELTVVMDTVWWQGSIGNQVRQRYAAAFPFVSPAQPLFNIQYLSPNRFLTNPKFLAQRNCLVVIRKYSANPQEQALAKIIESRLSQEQLKQWRDNQAFAIDKVWADPQRVMVIAVSDEKQAASLWEQYYPMMYDKIRENEVPIHESTLFRKKPDEALNRKIWEKHKIDLDLPKGTQLLSAIDSVSWLHYLYPDGGGNLWILIRHTTVGEQIQAGKAPEATLRGILQRTPAPNAMRGGGFIQIETKNPALFASTIRYQKTIPATEWRGLWSLGNSNSNGPFLIQLPDFPPGAPVLLAGFLDSKNSNQAEKLLELQFLLQRQRTETKP from the coding sequence ATGTCTCGTAAGTATTTTTGGGATTTGCTATTGTGCCTCGGATTGTGCTATTGTTTTGGATCGAGTTGTACCAAAGATAGCCCCGAAAAACCTTTGCCTCCGGCGCTTGGAAAGCTCAATGAGCTGACCGTAGTGATGGATACCGTTTGGTGGCAGGGAAGCATCGGCAATCAGGTTCGCCAACGCTATGCAGCGGCTTTCCCCTTTGTGTCTCCGGCTCAGCCCTTGTTCAACATTCAATACCTTTCGCCGAATCGTTTTTTGACCAATCCCAAGTTTTTGGCGCAGCGAAATTGTTTGGTGGTGATCCGCAAATATTCGGCGAACCCGCAAGAACAGGCTTTGGCCAAAATCATTGAAAGCCGCCTCAGTCAGGAACAACTGAAGCAATGGCGCGATAACCAGGCTTTTGCCATCGATAAAGTATGGGCCGACCCCCAGCGGGTGATGGTCATTGCGGTAAGTGATGAAAAACAAGCCGCTAGCCTCTGGGAGCAGTATTACCCGATGATGTACGATAAAATCCGCGAAAATGAGGTGCCCATTCACGAATCAACCTTGTTTCGCAAAAAGCCCGATGAAGCACTCAACCGCAAGATTTGGGAAAAACATAAAATCGATCTGGACCTACCCAAAGGCACCCAATTGCTGAGTGCCATAGATTCCGTTTCCTGGTTGCACTATCTTTATCCTGATGGGGGAGGAAATTTGTGGATTTTGATTCGCCACACTACGGTAGGGGAACAAATTCAAGCGGGAAAAGCCCCCGAGGCTACGCTGCGCGGTATTTTGCAACGCACCCCAGCACCAAATGCGATGAGGGGCGGAGGTTTCATTCAAATAGAAACAAAAAATCCAGCCCTGTTTGCCAGTACCATCCGCTACCAAAAAACAATCCCCGCCACGGAATGGCGAGGATTGTGGTCTCTTGGCAATAGCAATAGCAATGGTCCATTTCTGATTCAACTGCCGGATTTTCCGCCCGGAGCACCAGTCTTGCTGGCTGGATTCCTGGACAGCAAAAATTCCAATCAAGCCGAAAAACTGCTGGAATTGCAATTCTTGTTGCAGCGGCAGCGGACGGAAACCAAACCGTAG